In the genome of Deltaproteobacteria bacterium, the window CCCTGATCGCCGTAGGTGATGGCGATATTTTCGGCCAGCCCCACGGCGGCATGCTTGGTGACGGCATAGGGCGCCGAACCGATCTGGTTGAGGAGCCCTGCGGCCGAGGCCGTGATCATGAACGCGCCGCCCCCCCGGGCGATCATTCCGGGCAGGATCGCCCGTCCCACGTATATATGGGACATCACGTTGATCTCCCAGATGCGCTGCCATTGATCATTGGGACACTCCAGGTCGCCGATGAAAAGGATACCGGCATTCGAGCAAAAAAGATCTATAAATCCGAACTTCTCTTCCGCAAAGCGGACTAACTGTTTTATCTCTTCTTCCCGGCTGACATCGCACTTGAAGGCCGCCCCATTTATTTGATCGGCGACATTTTTAGCTAAAGCCTCATTGATATCGGCGACGACGATGCCTTTGGCCCCTTCACGGGCAAATCGCCGGCACAAAGCCTCCCCTATCCCACTGCCACCACCCGTAACCACCACAACGGTATCTTTGATTTTCATAGAAGTCCCTCACTCTTTATTTATTTTTGAAATTCCACTCCCGTGGTCCGACCCCGACACATCACTTCTTTTTACCTTTTCTCTTTTTACTTTTGGCTTTCTTTAAAGGGAGTATAAGGCAAGGAAAAGACTGGAGCAAGGAGAAAAGCAGGTTGGAAGGCAAGGAATAGGAATCCAAAAACATTCTTTGGGCAGGGATTTCAGTTTGATCCCGGTATCGGTATGATGCCACCGTTGCCGAAATCGCCCATCAAAAAACTGGTAACTTCGAATTTTGAAATTTTATCTCTCTGGGAACCTCCGGCAAAGCAACCCGGAACAAGTCAATTCAGAAAGGATGTCCCCATTTATGACGTCCCCTTTTATTTCTGACGGCCGAATCGGATGTGAAGCTTTCTCATTCGGTTTCGAAGGGTACTGGGATTCATACCGAGCAGTTCGGCTGCACTCCCCTTCCCCTCCACTTTTCGGCCGCAGATCTTGAGCACCTCTTCGATATGCCGGGTCATGGCCTCATCGAGGGTAAGCGGTTGCCCCTTTTTTATAACCGTGGTGGGCGTTACCTCCCGCGAAGTCTCGGCCTGGTTATCTTCGAAAGTCAGGGCCTCTCCTTTCCGGAGGATCATGGCACGCTCAACCATATTTTCGAGTTCCCTGACATTTCCAGGCCAGGCATATTCCATCAGCCGGTCCATAGCCCCCGGACCGGGAACCGGAAGCTTCTTGATACCCATTTCTCCGGCTTTCCGCTCGATTAAATGAAAGACCAGGGCGGGGATGTCTTCCTTTCTTTCCCGGAGAGGCGGGATCATGACCGGAAAGACGTTCAACCTGAACCATAAGTCTTTACGAAAATCGCCGGTCTGAACCATCTTTTCCAACTCCCTGTTTGTGGCCGCCACAACCCGGATATCGACCTTGATCGGATTCGTCCCGCCCAGGCGTTCGATCTCCTTCTCCTGGAGTACACGGAGCAGCCTTACCTGAGCATTGGGAGGCAGTTCACCCACTTCGTCCAGAAAAATAGTACCCTGATGGGCCCTCTCAAATCGCCCTCTTTTTTGGGCCATGGCCCCTGTGAAGGCGCCTTTCTCATGGCCGAAGAGTTCGCTGTCGAGGAGACTGTCGGGAATCGCCCCGCAATTGACCTTGATGAAGGGACCATCCTTTCTTGGCGAAGAGTAGTGGATCGCATTGGCAATGACCTCTTTTCCCACCCCGGTCTCCCCCAGAAGGAGGACCGGGCTTAAAAGAGGGGCTACCTGCCGGACCATTTCCATAACCCCTTTCAAACCGAAATCGCCGCCAATGATCTCTTCCCCTGAAAGCTGCATAAGTTCCCGTTGGAGATACCGGTTGTCATCGGAAAGCTGCTCCTTAAGCTTGAGGACTTCGTGATACCTCAGGCTGTTTGATAAAGCTATGGCAAACGGCTGGTTCAACAAAGATAGAAGCCTCGAATGCTCATCCGTATATCTATCGAGGCCGTCTGCACGGAGGGTCAAGGCCCCTATTCTTTGCCCGTCGACGACCAGCCGCATGATCAGGAGGGATGAATCCGGTTTTTCATGGACCTTGGCCATCTGTCTGGTCGCCGGGTCACGCTCCGGGCGATTGACGATTCTCACATCGGGGAGTTCAGAACCACCAAGGTCTGACATGGCTTCCTTCGGCATCTTGATTCTATGAGGAGTTCTGAAGAACACCCCTCCTTCGGCTGTCGCCGCGGCGACCGTGCTTATCAGGCCCAGGGTCCTGTCGTAAAGGTGAAGGCTCATTTCCTCTACAGGAAAAAGGTGTTTGAAATATAGTAGACACTGCCAGAGGGCCTTCTCCACTTCCAGACTGCCGCATATCCGGAGTGTTGCCTCCTGAAAATACTTCTTTTCGTCATAACTCATCGTCTTCCTCCGAGAACCGTATGGGTTCATTTCCGCCTTATTTGACAGTTTAGCCCATGCCGTCGGATATGACAATTTATTTCCGTCACTATTGACAGCCTACCCTATATTTTTACATAA includes:
- a CDS encoding SDR family oxidoreductase, with the protein product MKIKDTVVVVTGGGSGIGEALCRRFAREGAKGIVVADINEALAKNVADQINGAAFKCDVSREEEIKQLVRFAEEKFGFIDLFCSNAGILFIGDLECPNDQWQRIWEINVMSHIYVGRAILPGMIARGGGAFMITASAAGLLNQIGSAPYAVTKHAAVGLAENIAITYGDQGIKVFALCPQAVRTAMAGPDGGVAAVDGLMEPEQLAEAVIEGLNKEAFLILPHPEVKTYMQRKTSDYDRWLQGMRRLQARFLASEPLKK
- a CDS encoding sigma 54-interacting transcriptional regulator; translation: MSYDEKKYFQEATLRICGSLEVEKALWQCLLYFKHLFPVEEMSLHLYDRTLGLISTVAAATAEGGVFFRTPHRIKMPKEAMSDLGGSELPDVRIVNRPERDPATRQMAKVHEKPDSSLLIMRLVVDGQRIGALTLRADGLDRYTDEHSRLLSLLNQPFAIALSNSLRYHEVLKLKEQLSDDNRYLQRELMQLSGEEIIGGDFGLKGVMEMVRQVAPLLSPVLLLGETGVGKEVIANAIHYSSPRKDGPFIKVNCGAIPDSLLDSELFGHEKGAFTGAMAQKRGRFERAHQGTIFLDEVGELPPNAQVRLLRVLQEKEIERLGGTNPIKVDIRVVAATNRELEKMVQTGDFRKDLWFRLNVFPVMIPPLRERKEDIPALVFHLIERKAGEMGIKKLPVPGPGAMDRLMEYAWPGNVRELENMVERAMILRKGEALTFEDNQAETSREVTPTTVIKKGQPLTLDEAMTRHIEEVLKICGRKVEGKGSAAELLGMNPSTLRNRMRKLHIRFGRQK